GCGCGCTATCGCGAAGAAAGTCCCGCGGTTCTGGGGCCTAGCTTTGGAGGGCGCATTCTCTACGCTCTCGCCCATCGGCCAGCCACCATCTACAATATGGAGCTAGGTTATCCCACAGCTGTGTGCCTGGGCCTGGCGCTGTCGCTACCTCAAGAGCCAATCTATGCCGTTGAGGGGGATGGCTCGATGCTGGCCGGCCTTGCAACACTCACGACAGTGGCCCGGTACGCCCCGCCAAACCTAACCATTCTCGTGATCGACAACCGCGCTTACGTGACAACTGGCTCCATCCCCTCGGCCACGGCAACAGGATCTGATCTCGCTGCGATTGCGCGAGGCGCTGGCCTGACGGAAGTATACTCCGCGCACGACACCTACGAGTTGGAACAAGCGTTCTCTGCCAGAGAATCGCGGCGCGGTCCCTTCTTCATCGTCGCCAAGATCGATCAAGAGAATATGAGCGAAGTCGGCGTATCGTCGGCCATGCCGTTCGACATCGTCGAATCGAGCATTCGCTTTCGCAGAACCCTCGAAGACAAAGGTTTGGTACCGCCTATTTGGGCGGTTTAACGCGGCACCTATTTGCTCGTCATAAGGCTTCGATGGCTGGGCCGCCAGATAGGGGATGGCCTGTAACATTTTTTTAAAATGGGAGAACAAATGTCAGTCGTGTATCGCCTCGCAACAGTGTCGCACCGGTCGCATCCCTTCGTGGTGCTGGAAATTGACGGCACTCTATTCGACTTCAACGCAGCCTATGAGGCTTTCAAAGCCGCGACGGGTCGTCGCGACTTCTTCAAAGCCCGGCACAACTATTCGATGCTCGATATCTTGGAAGAATGGGATCTATTTGACTCCATCCTCGATGACGTCGCCAACTACCTGGTTCAATCGAAGCCTAACTTCGCCTACTCTCCTAAAGAGGTGGAGTTCTGCCCTCCCATTCTTTATCCGGATAAAGTTTTAAATGCGGGCTCAAACTTCTATGATCATTCCAAGGAAATGGGAGCAGCACCTCCCGAACCCGACAAGCAAGAGCCCTATTTTTTCTACAAGGGATCAAAGCACACTCTGATCGGACACGGCGACAAAGTCAGACTGACCCCAAGGTCGGACTACACCGACTGGGAGGCCGAAATCGCGGTTGTGATCGGCCGTACCGCTAAGAACGTCAGTAGAGCGGATGCATTCGATTATATTGCTGGATATACCTGCTTCAATGACATTTCCGCGCGCGATCGCATGCGTCGCTGGAACGAAACATTTGATTACGATTGGTTCTCCAACAAGGGCAATGACAGCTTCGGCCCGATTGGCCCCTACATTCTTCCGCGTAAGTTCATGAGCGATGTTTCGGACATTTCGATCAAATGTTTCCATAACGGAGACATGGTGCAGAATTACTCGACGAGCAATATTATCTTCGAGATTCCTCGCCTTATCGAAACGGTCAGCTCTGTTACGACCCTTTCACCGGGCGATGTCATCGCTTGCGGCACGGGCGCCGGGGCAGGAATGGCCAATGGAATTAAGGTTGGGTGGAATGAAATGGAGAAAGTTTTCGAACACATGTACGCGGGCAAAGCACGCTTGCTAAAGGCCGGCGATGTGATCGCCGTCGAGATTGACGGTATCGGAAGATTGGAAAATCGCATCTTCCCAGCCGCGAACGAGCAGCTGGCATAGATCTAATAAGCCGTTTGACGAGGGCGCCTATCTGTAGAACGGAATGACTTTTCCGTCCGGATAGACGCTCTCGCAGCTGCCAACCACGATAAGCAAGAGGCAAGCGATGCGGATTTCATCGGGGCGGGCCGATGTGATTGATGTGAATACAAGCGATCAGACAGCACAGATTGTCGTCGACGGCGTCACCCACACTTATCGACCCAAACAGGGGCGTCAGGTGATCGCCTTAGATAACGTAAGTTTGACGGTCGCCAAAAATGAGTTTGTCGCCCTGCTGGGTCCATCGGGCTGTGGCAAGTCGACTCTGCTTTATCTTATGGGTGGATTTCTACCGATCGAACAGGGATCGATATCCGTCCTTGGCCGACCCGTGCGGGAACCTGGGCCGGATCGCGGTATCGTCTTTCAACATTTTGCACTATTCCCCTGGAAGACCGTCCGTGCGAACGTCATGTACGGTCTCGAACGCAAAGGGATTCCGCGCCAGGAAGCGACCCAGAAAGTTCAGGACATTCTTGCTCAAGTCGGTCTCAGCGGATTTGAGGAGAGCTACCCGTCCCAACTCTCGGGCGGAATGCGTCAGCGAGCTGCCATCGCCCGAACACTTGTCCTGGATCCGACGACTCTTTTGATGGACGAGCCATTTGGAGCATTGGATGCGCAGACCCGCCATCTGATGCAAATCGAACTTCTGGCGCTTTGGCGACGCTCTCCCAAAGCGGTCGTCTTTGTGACACACGACGTACATGAAGCAGTTCTGCTCGCTGACCGGATTTTCGTAATGTCGGCGCGCCCCGGGCGATTGAAGTCGGTTATACCGACGAATATCGACCGCTCTGATCCAGACTTCGTGAAATCGCAAGTGTTCGTGGATCAGGTTGAAGAAATCTGGCACCTCCTGCACGAAGCGAAATAGGGCGACCTCCCATGATGAGCGGCGTCAAAAGAAACATTAGCATCCTAGCTCTCGCCATTTTGTGGGAATTGGCCCCGCGGGTTGGCCTGGTGCGCATGGATTCGTTACCACCCATTTCGCATATCGCCGTGGCTTGGTTTCAGCTCGCTCGCGATGGCGAACTTTTCATCCACGCTGGAATGTCACTCGGACGGGCCGGCGCGGGGCTTCTGATCGCCGTCATAACGGGAAGTGTCCTTGGAGTATCGATGGCGACCTGGACGCCCATTCGGCTCCTCTTCCGTCCGCTCATGGAAGCCTTTTATCCCATACCAAAATCGGCACTCATACCCGTGACCGCCCTATGGTTGGGCCTTGGAGACGCCTCCAAAGTTGTTCTTATAGCTCTTGGCTGCATTCTCCCGGTGACCATAGGCGCCTACAATGGCGCCCGAGGCTGTGAGCGCGTTCTGATATGGTCGGCGCGGGGAATGGGCGCAAGCAAGCTACGCACGCTCATAGACGTCGTTGTCCCAAGCGCCCTCCCCGAGCTTCTAAACGGGATTAGAACGGCCCTCGCCCTTGCATTTGTCCTTTTGGTCAGCGCGGAACTCATCGTCGCCAAGAATGGCCTAGGCTATCTCATCGGCCTTCTCGGTGGCACTGGCCAGTATGACGGGATGTTCGCTGTTGTTTTGACCATCGCCGGCATCGGATTGCTGGCCGATCGTCTCTATGCGCGGTTCACCAGTTCGGTGCTCTCATGGCAATAGCTCCCAACCTCCCATCCTCTCAACGCAAGTTCACGATCCAGATTGCAAAAGCGATCGTTGACCTTCTGCGCAACTACGGCTCCCTGCTGGTTCTGCTGCTGGTTTGGGAGATCGTTGCACGGATGCAGATCGTCTCTCCCTATATGCTGCCTTCGTTTAGCGATGTTCTGGCTCGATTTTGGACTGAACTCGGGGATGGAACATTCCCAGAAAATCTCCTTGAAACGATGAGGAGAGCGCTACTCGGGTTTGGGATCGCCGTTGTTGTGGGAGTTGCAATCGGCTTTATCATCGCCCGGAACGCAACGGCGAACTGGCTCTTAACTCCCCTCATCTCGCTGGGCTTTCCCTTGCCCAAGATCACCTTCATGCCCATCTTCATTCTGTGGCTTGGAGTGTATGATAGTTCAAAAGTCCTCATGATCGTTTGCGATGCGATCTTTCCCGTCATCACCAGTACCGTGGCTGGAATTCAGGGCATGGATCGATACCTTATCTGGTCCGCGCGCAATCTCGGCGCTCGCGAACATCATCTTTGGTACACAGCGATACTCCCCGCGGCCGCGCCCCAGATTCTCAGTGGCATAGAAGTCGCCCTTCCGATCGCTCTGATTATTGCCGTCATTACCGAAATGATGCTTGGTGGCGCTGGCCTGGGTGGCTCCATGATGGAAGCCTGGAGATTCGCGGATTCTGTTGGCGTTTTCGCCGGCTTATTCGAACTCTCGGTCGTCGGCCTTCTTCTCATTCAGATTATGAGCGCTGTCCGTCGCCGCGTCCTCAGATGGCACCCAGAAACCCAAACGGGATTGATGTCCTGAGCGGGCCGAGCCGACGATCTTGACTTTTCTTATAGTGTCAACATAGACACCTATTAGAAACATTAGGTTTGGATCAATGCCTCGGAAGGTAACAGCGCCCGAAGACCCCCTTCAGGAGGAGGGGGCCTTTGGCGAACAGGAAATGATGGCTCTTGGCCGCGAATTCCGCAGGCTACGTCTTCAACGAGGCTGGTCGTTGCAACGCTTGGCGACGGAAAGCGGTATTAGTGTTGCCGGTATTCAGAAGATCGAGCGCGGAAATACCAATCCAAGCTTGCAAACGGCCGTCAGCCTCTCCGACGCTCTGGGACAGCCTTTGCCGGATTTGGTCACCGCGGCGCGAGATGCAATTCGATCCGTGACCATGGTCCATGGCTCTCCACAGGCCATCCCCGACACAGCCGTGGACCTCTCAGGCGCGATCGGAGACCGTGCGATGCGCGCCGAAATCCTGAGCTTGAGCCCCAAAAAGAGTGTCGAGAAAGAATTGAAGAAAGCTCCGTTGTTTATCTATGTACTTGAGGGAAGCGTTTCGCTCCAATTTCCAAACGGCCGTTTTGAACACCTTCGCACGCAAGACGCCATTCATCTTCTCGATGAGGTACCCACGCGTATAGAAAACTCTGTTGGCCGCCGCAGTCTTCTTCTCTGTGTTTCAGATCTGCGAAACTAAGCAGAATTTACTCCTCCGGCTCAACAGTAAGGAAGGTACGGGCAAGATGGCTCATAGCGACATAGAGCCGGATGACGAGGCGCAAAAAATCGGTGAGCGATTGCGCAATATGCGTATGTCCCACGGACTAACGATCGGCCAGTTAGCGAAACTTTCCAACGTGCCTGCGAGCACCATCAGCAAAATTGAAAACGGACATCTGCGACCAAGCTTAGTGAATGCGATTAACCTCGCCCAAGCATTGGGGGAGAATTTGGGCTTCCTCATCGGACGCTACCGCGATTCACCGCTCTCACAGGTCGTCGTTCGCTCTTTCGCTCGCGAAACCATTCATTATGATGACATGGGCTTGGTCCTCCAGGACGTCAGTGGCCACTTCGTACCAGGCGTGCTCGAAGCGCGGATCGGAATTCTCTCCAAAGGCGCGGGCTCTGGCGGGCACGACATGAGTCATGTCGGCGAGGAGCTCTGCTATGTCATAGCAGGCAAAATTTCTTATCGCATTGATGGACGGGACATTCTTCTTTCAGCCGGCCAGTTCATCCAATTTAAGTCCAATACGCCGCATTCGTGGAGATGCGCGTCCGGCAGCGAAGCCACCGTTCTATGGGTTTTCTCCGATGGTCTTTCTTTCTAAGCCGCACGATGCCGAAGTATCGATCGGGAAGAAACAGCGTACGCATAGGCCCCAACAGATATCTTGCTTGGAGCGAGGCTTAGCGAGGACCGTCGACGGCATCTTTTCGGCGAACACTCATTGCAGATACGAAAAATATTTGACGAACTGAAATTATGACGTACTATTTATAATAAGGCCACCCGATCCGAGGAACCCGTGACACGAGCTGAGAGCATTCAACAGCTCGCCTTCCATGGCAAAAGACATCAGGCATTCTTAGTCGGCATGCACGCGCCTTACCCAGCGCATGCCGCCGTCAAGACTGCAACTTCGGAAACGGGTCATGCCTTCTTTTGAAAATGGAGGTGTGAGATCCGCGATGACGGTAGTCGGCGCTCGGACACGGCATGTTGATTGGAACGCGATAACGAGCGGCAGCGCGCTCTATACTGCGGATGTATCACTAGACGGCGAGCTGATCGCCATGGTCCTTCGTAGCCCTCATGCCCATGCCGAAATCATCGACATAGAAGTCACTCGGGCTCGATCTCTGCCAGGCGTTCATGCGGTTCTGACCGCCGCCGACGTTACCGAAAATCGCTATCTGGATTATCGCGAGCCCGATCGGGATCGACAAATTCTGGCCGCCAAGGTCGTTCGCCATATCGGAGAGCCGGTTGCCATTGTGGCTGCAGCAACCGCTGAAATAGCGGCACAGGCCATCAATCTCATTGCCGTTCGTTATCGCCCGCTCCCCGTGCTCGATTCGATCGAAAAATCTCTCGCACGAGCAGCGGCAGCCATACATCCTCATCCAACAGAGAAGAACGTTGCGCTTGGTGTGGATCGCTCATTTGGGACTGCTTCTAAGCATCCCTCCGCTTCAAGGCACTTTCTGCGAACGGCTTACCGATCGAGCCGACAGACGCATGCGACCATGGAGCCACACACAGTCAAGGCCCATTGGAGACCGGACGAACGTTGCCTGCATGTTTGGGCGCCTTCGCAGAATCCTCGCTTAATACATCGTGATCTCGCCCAGCTCTTCGGTCTTGCTCCCAACGAGGTTCGCCTTCACGAGGTATCTATTGGCGGCGACTTTGGAGGACGCACACAGATATCCAGCACAGAGGCTCTGGCATGCGCTCTCAGCCTGGCAACGGCCCGCCCAGTTGCCTTGTATCAATCGCGAGCGGATGAGTTTGCCTTCACAAAATGGCGCTTGTCTTGGGATATCGATCTTGAGCTCGGTTGTGACGCCAACGGCAAAGTCACCGATCTTGTCGCAAAATTCGATGTCGATAATGGCGCCTACAACCAAGCCGGACCGGGCGAGATGCTCTATGGCTCCATTGCGCTCGGCGCCAGCTACCGCTGGCATAGTTATCAAGTCAATGGACGCTGTGTTTACACCAATAAAACATCGGCATCCTCATTTCGGGGCGCAGGCGGCTACGCTGTGAACTGGGCGCTCGAATGCGCCGTGGATGAACTTGCCGAGGCCGCCGGAATTGATCCAATCGATTTTCGTCTTACCAATGCGATCGCAGAGCCCGGAGAAACATCGGTCACCGGTTGGTCCATTAAATCAGCCGCGCTGCGGGAATGCCTGACAACCGCCCGCCGAGAGATTGGTTGGGACGAGAAACGCAAAATCAGTGGCTCCGGTCGCGGTGTCGGTATCGCCTGTACGATACATGTGACGGCCCTCTCACGCGATTACATGCTGAATTCCACTTGCGCTCTTGATGTGGAAAGCGGCGGTTCCATTCGAATCCGCTCAGGTTGCGGCGATGCAGGCACCGGCCAGAAAACACTGATCTGCCAAGCCGTCGCGGACGTTCTGGATGTTCCGGTGGAACAAATATCCATCGTCACGATCGATACGGCCACGACCCCCCACGATGCGGGAGCTGGCGCATCCCGTGGCAGTTTCGTATCGGTCACGGCAGCGCGATTATTGGCCGAGAAAGCCCGGACCGAGCTTTCCGCCCTGGCAGCTGCGCACCTTGATGCTGATATTGAAGATATTCAATGGACAAGTGGCAGCGCCCGTCGAGGCAACCACACGATCGATTTAGCTCAACTGGTGAAACTGACCGGAAACGGCATTTATTCTGTCGAGGCCCAATATATTGGCAAAAGTCACGGGCCCGATCCTCAAGGGTATGAAGACATTGCACCTACCTATTCGTTCGCAGCTCATGCGGTCGAAGTTGAGGTCGATCAAAAAACCGGAATCGTCAAAGTTCTCAATGTCGTCGCCGTTCACGATTCTGGAACCATCCTGAATCCCATCAGCGCCCAGGGACAGGTCGAAGGCGGCATCGTCATGGGGATGGGTGCCGTTCTCGGCGAGTCCCTCATTTTTCAAGATGGCCGCGTCGTCAACCCGACATATTCCGATTATGTGCTGCCGCGTGCCAGCGATATGCCGAACATAAAAACCATATTTGTCGGAGAGGCGGATAATTTAGGACCTTTTGGCGCCAAGGGGCTCGGCGAAATACCTTTAATTACGATAGGCCCAGCGATCACCAACGCTATTCACAACGCCGTTGGGATACGACTGAAGGAAGCGCCGCATTCTCCAGATCGCGTCCTTCAGGCGCTCAGGACCAGAGATGGGGCGCCTCAACATGCCGGGAAAATAGCTTTCCGCCCGGAACGGTGGTGGACGGCCTTCGTACGTCAACTGTACCCACGAGGGCTCTATCAAGGAATGCGCTGGTTCGCCGCGCATCTTGATCAACGGCATCCACCCAGTCCCATCGGAACGTTTCATAAGCCCACGTCCTTATCCCAAGCGCTCCTTCTTCTGGATCACACCCAGGCCGCAGCTCCCATCGGGGGGGGCACCGACATTCTCGCTCTTGAGACCAGCGGGCTGCCGGTACCCGAAACCATCGTCGATCTGACGGCCATCAACGAACTGAAGAAAATTGAGATGCGCTCTGATGGCTCTCTCTCTATCGGCGCTGCAGTTACGCTTTCCGAACTTTCCACCAGCAAATTCTTCGGCTCCGCACTCGTCGAAACAGTGCTGCAAATCGCCACGCCGCAGATACGCCAGTCGGCAACGCTTGCCGGCAACCTCGCTCAAGCCAAACGATGCTGGTTTTATCGCAATGGATTTGACTGCTATAAACGCAGTGGCAGCAGTCGTCCGTGTTACGCCATAACTGGGGATCATCGCTTCTACCACGCAATACAAGATGCGCATCGCTGCCAGGCAGTAACACCCTCGGATCTAGCTACAACACTGATAGCGCTTGATGCCGAAGTTGAACTCCGGACGGTAGACACCTCCCGGCGCGTAGATATCGAAAAACTATATATCGGCCCAGGTGAGCTTGGCGTGAGACCGGGCGAGGCGATCACCTCGATCACCATCTCAGCCAAGGCCAGGCAACGCGTCACACTCTATCGGAAGCTATCGCTGTGGCATGGCGGATTTTCCATAATGAACATATGCGTATCCGCTCAGATCGATGAAACTGGGATCGCATCGGATCTACGCATCGTCATAGGCTCTGTTGCGCCCACACCGTCGAGAGAGCGTGACTTGGAGAAGGCGCTTATAGGTCGCCGCGTCGACGCCCAGGTGATCGACGAATGCGTTCATCGCTGGTTATTGCGCACGCACCCTCTTGAACATAATCATTGGAAAGCATTTGCCGCAGCCAATGTTGTTCGAGAGATTTTGTCGGCGTTGTTTAGGTAGACATGGAATGAAAACCGTCTTGCGAGTGAATGGAAGGAGCCATGAGGTCGTGATATCGGCCGGTGCCCGCTTGATCGACATCTTGCGCCAACAACTCGGCCTCACAGGAACAAAAGAAGGTTGCCGCTTGGGAGAATGCGGCACATGCACCGTTCTGATTGATCGTCGCCCTCATCTGGCATGCATGACCCTCGCAGCTAAAGTGGACCAGGAGGTGCTCACAATCGAGGGCCTCTCGGACACTTATCTCAAGGTAAAGCAGGCCTTTGCGGACGAGGGCGGGTTCCAGTGTGGTTTTTGCACGCCCGGTCAAATCATGAACGCCGTATTCCTCCTGGAAGCTCAGCCGGAACAAAATGAAGACGAAAGCTGGTTGAGAGAGCAATTGTCTGGAAATATTTGCCGATGCACCGGCTATGCCGGAATTCTCCGGGCAATACTTAAATTACTCCCCCAGACCGGAAGAGATCCCCAGCGCTCAGATCATGAATGAGCGCTATCCACTGATTCCGATTTTTCTCTATGATCCGGATTAACGCAACCGCACGACAAGTAAAAACCTCCTATCAGTACGGTGTTGAGCAATTATGAAGAATACGGCATCTCAATCGGACATTGACCAAGTCAACTCCGAGCCTTTCGACCTAACCAGAAACGTCAATTATCTTTTGCGGCGCGCGCATGCGCGCGCCGATCAGTTATTTGATGGCGCCATGGCCGACCTTGGGCTCACACCAAGACAAGCCGCCCTGCTCTATGGAGTAAAAATCTGTGAAGGAGGTAGTATCAGCGCTTTAACGATTTTTACCGGAATGGACCGGGGGACAGTATCAGAAATGGTTCCGCGACTTATCTCCAGGCGCCTTCTCGAGCGGCGCCCGGCGAAAGAGGATGGACGAGCGATGGCGCTCTACCTTACAGAGCTCGGCTCGGAACTAGTTGATGCTGCCACGGAAAGGACAGCTGCATTACAGGCGAAAGTACTAGCGACACTTCCAAGCGAATACCGAGATCTTTTCATGAAAATGCTTTTGCTGATGGTCGGCCTCGAAGTCCAAACAAGGATCAAGATCGATCCAAACAATCGGGCCGATTCTGAATGACCCATGACGTTGCGCCCCTGCCTTCCAATTTGAAGTAAGCTCCGGCGATCATGGCGAGCGCAACAAATAAAGCGCCACAGGTCGAAAACACGTCCCGAAGCTCACCTGCCCGCTCTCCCAAGCGAGGAGCCTGAACCCTGCTAACCGAACGACGTAGCAGTCGTTTCTTCTGTAGCGGTTTTTTGGTCATTGTCTGAGCAGAGGATGATTCCGGTCCACAAGATAGGGTAGCAGATATCATCCGCTCGCTTGCGGACGAGATCATCCTGATCCTCGTAACGGACAAAATTGAGATTGATGTTCGCGGCGCTCTCGCTGGAATCCCTACGATTTTCGTTCAACCGAAAACCTCGGCCAGACGGATAGTATCGTTCCTAGTAAAGAGGTTGCTCGCCCACGCACCGACGAAACCACCTATCGGACGGAGTTAGCTACCCCGATCAGCTTCCTGTTCAGCTCGGTAATCGATGTGGTTCTCGGCGCGCTGGATTAGCATCTCGCGCTCCACCTGCGGCATCGCCTACCCTCTACTGATCGGCTTTTGTCGATCCCGAAGTCGCCGTCGCACCGATTTCGGGTCTGGCATTTTACCCGCGATTCCCAAAGCCCTTACCACCTGCATCTTCCCACTCATCTTTAATGTCGCCGGTCTCACCATCGCCTATCGCTCGGACTGCGTCTGCACCTGTTGACGCTGTGCCATCAGCACATCACTTGCCGCAGGTTCGCAACGGTCTCTTCTACCGTATGCCGCTTCCTGGCCATCAATATCTTCCTCCATCCAAAAATCATACTTCAGGGAGGACCACTTCAAAGGAGGCAGATCAATTAGGACAGGCAGCGCGCGGAACGCATCAACGCTTTGAGGTAGATATCGGGCGTTTGCACCAACGTATTCAGTCGCAATAGCTCTCAACCAGTTATTTTAGATAGTTACGCTTCCAGTGAACGTGCCAGCGCATCAGATTCGATCGGCCAGTGTTTCCGCCCTTTGCCTTGCTAAAACCATGAGCTGGATTGCTCTCGATCACGCCGAGCTCGACGGCATAAGTCAGTATGCCTCCCAGCAGGCGGGCTTCAGCTCGCAGCCTCCCCGAATCCTGACCGAGTCATTGATTTAGATCAAATATGTCCTGCGGCAATCGGCGACGCATCTGCGACCTTTTTGCGGCTTGGGAGGAGACCGACGAGATGTCATTATAAAGTGGTATATTAAATGCCTATTTAAGCCACCAAGCATGCAGCGGCGGAAGCGATGCAACAAATGCTGACACGGGAAGCTATAAAGTCCCCAGGCGGCCCCTATGATGGTCCACGGCCAACGGCAAGGCCGACAGATCTTTTCGCGCTGCTTCTAGCCGTTCGTGATGTCCCCTATGCGTTTTTAACCGTGCTTTGGCTCGGGGCTTTGATCGGCGTTTCCTTCGTCTCGACGCCGGTCAAATTCCAGGCTTCGTTACTCAATCTGGCGACAGGCCCTCGAGATCGGCAGGGTCACCTTTGCTCTCTTCATCCGTATCGAATGGGGACTATGGGCGCTGGTCGCCTTGAGCATTGCCATTAGCTCCTGGCGCCCGTGGCGTTGGGCGGGCTGCCTGCTGCTGGCGGCACTTCTGGCTACCCAAACATTCTGGCTGCTCCCCATCCTTGACGCACGCGTCAGCGCAATCATCGCCGGTGCGGAAATCCCCAATTCCAATCATCATCTTCTCTACATCGCGACGGAGGCAGCCAAGGCCATGCTGCTTTTCGGGTTATCGCTGGCGTCGCAAATACAGCTGGCGCGTGGCGGAGGGCAAAATTGATGCGGATGACTCTGCACACCGACTATGCCCTTCGCATTCTCATCTTCGTCGCCGCTCGGCCTTCAGGCATCTGCACGGTTAACGATGTCGTGGAAGCTTACGGCCTGTCGCGGCATCACCTTATGAAGGTAGCCCAGCATCTACGCCACCTTGGCTTTATCGAAACGACACGCGGCCGCGCCGGCGGCATTCGCCTGGCGACTGCGCCGGATAAAATCAACATTGGCGCTCTGGTACGGTTGACTGAGAACGATTTTGGACTGGTCGAATGTCTTGAAGCTGGCGGAGGTGCCTGTACCATCTCACCAGCCTGCCGACTGAAGGGCATGTTCGCGGAAGCCCTCGACGCTTATCTCGCCGTGCTCGACCGTTATACTCTAGAACACGTCATGCAAAATCGGACTCTGCTCCGGCGACTGCTAGGTGGGATGTCCGATGCCGCATAACCAGCAAACGGGGAAAATCAGATGATTTCGGGGCTGACAGTTTCGGAGCGGCAATCTGCCCTTATCATTCTCACTGTGATGGCCTTCGTCGGATTGGCGATGGCCATCGTCGGACGCGCTGATCTACTCGGCTACCATGGCGGCATCGTCTTGCTGATCAGCACTGCACTGATCTTCGCCGTGATCGGCCACTACTACGATCCGGAACCGCCAAAGGAACGCTTGGCCGAATATTACGACGACCCGACCAGAGCCGGCATCGTGCTTGCCATGATCTGGGCCGTAGTCGGCATGGCTGTCGGCGTCTGGGTCGCTGCACTGCTCGCCTGGCCTGATATGACATGGGATGTCGGC
This sequence is a window from Beijerinckia sp. 28-YEA-48. Protein-coding genes within it:
- a CDS encoding molybdopterin cofactor-binding domain-containing protein gives rise to the protein MPSFENGGVRSAMTVVGARTRHVDWNAITSGSALYTADVSLDGELIAMVLRSPHAHAEIIDIEVTRARSLPGVHAVLTAADVTENRYLDYREPDRDRQILAAKVVRHIGEPVAIVAAATAEIAAQAINLIAVRYRPLPVLDSIEKSLARAAAAIHPHPTEKNVALGVDRSFGTASKHPSASRHFLRTAYRSSRQTHATMEPHTVKAHWRPDERCLHVWAPSQNPRLIHRDLAQLFGLAPNEVRLHEVSIGGDFGGRTQISSTEALACALSLATARPVALYQSRADEFAFTKWRLSWDIDLELGCDANGKVTDLVAKFDVDNGAYNQAGPGEMLYGSIALGASYRWHSYQVNGRCVYTNKTSASSFRGAGGYAVNWALECAVDELAEAAGIDPIDFRLTNAIAEPGETSVTGWSIKSAALRECLTTARREIGWDEKRKISGSGRGVGIACTIHVTALSRDYMLNSTCALDVESGGSIRIRSGCGDAGTGQKTLICQAVADVLDVPVEQISIVTIDTATTPHDAGAGASRGSFVSVTAARLLAEKARTELSALAAAHLDADIEDIQWTSGSARRGNHTIDLAQLVKLTGNGIYSVEAQYIGKSHGPDPQGYEDIAPTYSFAAHAVEVEVDQKTGIVKVLNVVAVHDSGTILNPISAQGQVEGGIVMGMGAVLGESLIFQDGRVVNPTYSDYVLPRASDMPNIKTIFVGEADNLGPFGAKGLGEIPLITIGPAITNAIHNAVGIRLKEAPHSPDRVLQALRTRDGAPQHAGKIAFRPERWWTAFVRQLYPRGLYQGMRWFAAHLDQRHPPSPIGTFHKPTSLSQALLLLDHTQAAAPIGGGTDILALETSGLPVPETIVDLTAINELKKIEMRSDGSLSIGAAVTLSELSTSKFFGSALVETVLQIATPQIRQSATLAGNLAQAKRCWFYRNGFDCYKRSGSSRPCYAITGDHRFYHAIQDAHRCQAVTPSDLATTLIALDAEVELRTVDTSRRVDIEKLYIGPGELGVRPGEAITSITISAKARQRVTLYRKLSLWHGGFSIMNICVSAQIDETGIASDLRIVIGSVAPTPSRERDLEKALIGRRVDAQVIDECVHRWLLRTHPLEHNHWKAFAAANVVREILSALFR
- a CDS encoding (2Fe-2S)-binding protein is translated as MKTVLRVNGRSHEVVISAGARLIDILRQQLGLTGTKEGCRLGECGTCTVLIDRRPHLACMTLAAKVDQEVLTIEGLSDTYLKVKQAFADEGGFQCGFCTPGQIMNAVFLLEAQPEQNEDESWLREQLSGNICRCTGYAGILRAILKLLPQTGRDPQRSDHE
- a CDS encoding MarR family winged helix-turn-helix transcriptional regulator; translated protein: MKNTASQSDIDQVNSEPFDLTRNVNYLLRRAHARADQLFDGAMADLGLTPRQAALLYGVKICEGGSISALTIFTGMDRGTVSEMVPRLISRRLLERRPAKEDGRAMALYLTELGSELVDAATERTAALQAKVLATLPSEYRDLFMKMLLLMVGLEVQTRIKIDPNNRADSE
- a CDS encoding Rrf2 family transcriptional regulator is translated as MRMTLHTDYALRILIFVAARPSGICTVNDVVEAYGLSRHHLMKVAQHLRHLGFIETTRGRAGGIRLATAPDKINIGALVRLTENDFGLVECLEAGGGACTISPACRLKGMFAEALDAYLAVLDRYTLEHVMQNRTLLRRLLGGMSDAA